Proteins encoded within one genomic window of Macrotis lagotis isolate mMagLag1 chromosome 3, bilby.v1.9.chrom.fasta, whole genome shotgun sequence:
- the LOC141516920 gene encoding olfactory receptor 5D13-like, whose amino-acid sequence MVSTDKNQSSEVVFILLGFSDYPDLQVPLFVLFLTIYTVAVVGNLGMIMVIQISAKLHTPMYFFLKNLSFVDFCCSTMVTPKLIENLVVEDRSVSIKCCITQFFFGTACVMTEMAMLAVMAYDRLVAICYPLLYSVAMSPKVCSVLVTVAYSWGIMFSLIFTYSILVLTFCETKIIDNFICEYLVFLTASCSDKHFSETMLFIFANLSLYCTLSIILSSYLFIFVTILKMHAGRGRYKAFSTCASHLTAVTIFYGTILFLYCIPNSKNTGLVVKIGSAFYTVMIPMLNPLIYSLRNKDVKETFRKLTDLKTISQ is encoded by the coding sequence ATGGTGAGCACTGACAAGAATCAGAGTTCTGAAGTCGTCTTCATCCTCCTAGGATTCTCTGATTATCCAGACCTCCAGGTGCCCCTCTTTGTACTGTTCCTCACCATCTATACAGTCGCTGTGGTGGGGAATTTGGGCATGATTATGGTCATCCAAATCAGTGCAAAACTCCACACCCCCATGTACTTTTTCCTCAAGAACTTGTCCTTTGTGGATTTCTGTTGCTCTACTATGGTTACaccaaaattaattgaaaacttaGTTGTAGAAGACAGAAGCGTCTCCATTAAATGCTGCATCACACAATTTTTCTTTGGTACTGCCTGTGTGATGACAGAGATGGCCATGTTAGCAGTGATGGCTTATGACCGCTTGGTTGCTATTTGTTATCCTTTGCTCTATTCAGTTGCCATGTCCCCAAAAGTCTGTTCTGTTCTAGTGACTGTAGCATATTCATGGGGCATAATGTTTTCTCTTATATTCACCTACTCAATTCTTGTTTTAACTTTTTGTGAGACTAAAATCATTGATAACTTTATATGTGAATATTTAGTTTTCCTAACAGCTTCTTGCTCTGATAAACACTTCAGTGAGACAATGCTTTTTATCTTTGCAAATCTCAGTCTATATTGCACTCTTAGCATTATCCTTTcatcttatctttttatttttgtcacaaTCCTCAAAATGCATGCAGGCAGAGGGAGATATAAAGCTTTCTCCACTTGTGCCTCCCATCTGACAGCTGTTACCATCTTCTATGGGACCATCCTCTTTCTCTATTGTATTCCAAATTCTAAAAACACAGGCCTTGTGGTGAAAATAGGATCTGCTTTTTATACTGTGATGATTCCTATGCTAAATCCCTTAATATATAGTCTGAGGAACAAAGATGTGAAAGAAACCTTCAGGAAATTAACGGATCTCAAAACAATTTCTCAGTAA